Within Parabacteroides pacaensis, the genomic segment GAAATATAATAGATAGCGTATGTATAAGAAAATAGGACAACAAGCTTTAGTAATCGTATTTTTTGTAGTATTGGTATTACTGTATTTTGCCCCGGGTTTTTTAGATGGGAAGGTGTTGATGCAAGGAGATACTACCCGTTTCACCGGCATGTCTCACGAATTACTGGAGCATTATCAAAAAGAAGGAAAAGGTGCTGCCTGGACCGGTTCGATGTTTTCCGGGATGCCTGCTTATCATATAGCCATGTACGGTGCTCCTGCCAATTATCTGGATTATGTGGAAAAAGGAATTAAAATGATCGACTACCAGACAGCCGGCATGGTGCTAACCGGATTGATTTGTTTCTACATTCTGATGTGCGTAATGGGGGTAAGCCGTTGGCTGGCTATCGCCGGAGCGGTGGCTTTTGCGTTTACTTCTTATAATATTATTATTATTATAGCCGGACATGTTACCAAGGCATATGTAATTGCTTATATGCCGTTAACCTTAGCGGGAATGTGTTTGCTCTTTAAGCAGAAATGGCTATGGGGGGCTATCTTGTTTACCTTGGGGGTGGCGTTGTCCGTAATGAACAATCACTTGCAAATTACTTACTATCTCTTCTTGTTTTGTATTCTTTTCTATTTAGGATATGCCTTCCGGATGATCAGGGAAAAAGCCTATTCGAACTTGTTGAAAGCGAGTGGAATTATGGCTGCTTGTGCTATACTGGCTGTTCTTCCGAATATCAGTAACTTATATTTTAATTACGAACAGGCACAGGAAAGTATGCGCGGACCGTCGGAGCTTACCATTGCTACTACCGGCGATACCTCCAAGCCGTCTAATGGGTTGGAGCAGGATTATGCTTTTGAATGGAGTTATGGGAAAGGAGAACTTTTAACTTTATTAATCCCGAATGTTTATGGCGGTGAATCGGGGGGGACTGTAGACAGTTCTTCCGAATTGTATAAAGCGTTGCGTGCAAAAGGGGCGCAGGTAGGGGATGAAATACAGACTTATACCTATTGGGGGGATCAAATGTTTACCTCCGGTCCGGTATATTTCGGAGCTGTAGTTTGTTTTTTGTTTGTGTTAGGCATGTTTGTAATCCGTAACCCGATCAAATGGTGGATATTCGGAGCTTCTATTTTCTTTATATTTTTGGCATTGGGGCGGAATTTAATGTGGTTTAACGACTTTATGTTTCATTATTTGCCAATGTATAATAAGTTCCGTACTCCTTCCATGGCATTGGTAATTCCTGAAATGACCTTCCCGCTTATCGGGATTTGGGGGGTATCATTGGTGCTAAAACAGAAGGTAGACGAAAAGTTGCTAAAGAAAGGGTTATTCTGGGCATTAGGTATTACGGGAGGTATCAGTTTAATTTTATGGTTGATGCCGACGGCATTCTTAAATTTCCATTCTGCTTTGGATGCTCATTATCAGTTGCCCGACTGGTATTATAATGCTTTATTACAGGACCGGAGATCATTAGCCAGTGCAGATGCACTACGTTCTTTAATATTCATTTTGCTGGGAGCAGCCTTACTGTTTTGGTTCTATACCTCGTCTAATAAACAGAAAACGGCAACTTTCGTAGGAATCGGTATGCTGGTATTGATATTGGCAGACTTGTGGACGGTAGATCGCCGTTACTTGAGTGAAAAGAATTATGTACAGCCCCGTACCGTAGAGCCTTATAAAGCAACGCCAGCAGATGTCGAAATTTTGAAAGATAAAGATCCCTCTTACCGGGTGCTGAATTTAAATAATCCGTTTCAGGATTCTAATACTCCTTATTATCACAAATCGATCGGAGGCTACCATCCGGCAAAATTGCGGCGTTATCAAGAGTTGATCGATTACCGGTTAATGCCGGAACTTCGCTTGATTAGCCAGGCGAAAACCATAGAAGGGTTGGTAGATACGTTACAGTATTGCCCTTCATTAAATATGTTGAATACCCGCTATATCATTTATAATCCTACCCAGGCTCCTATCCGGAACCCGTATGCCTTCGGCAATGCTTGGTTTGTGGATGAATATGAACTGGCGGAGAATGCGGATGCCGAAATAGCTGCTTTAAACTCTCTAAATCCTCTTCGGAAAGCAGTGGTAGATAAACGATTTGCCTCTGACTTGACAGGATTTACCATACAGCCGGACTCTGCGGCACAAATCAGCTTGGAAAGTTATAAACCGGATCATTTGGTATATAAATCCAAGGCTGCAACCGAACAATTGGCTGTCTTTTCCGAAATATATTATCCCTACGGATGGAAAGCCTATGTGGATGGAGAACTTTTGCCTCATTTCCGGGTGGATTGGACTTTACGGGGAATGCGTCTTCCTGCCGGAGAGCATACGATCGAATTCAAGTTTGAGCCGGATACGTATAATACTATCGCTTCTGTGGCTTCCATAAGTTCGGCTATTATTTTATTGCTTTTAATTGCTGCGATGGGATATTCTTTGTGGGCGATGATTAAGAAGAGGAATGGAGATATTTTGATATAGATAAACTAACTTCACAAGAAGGTGTGTTGTTAAAATCGATAGGTAAAAAATTAACACAGAGGCACGGAGACACAGAGATAATTTCATCTCTGTGTCTCCGTGCCTCTGTATTTACTGGGATTGGTTTTGCCTTTTTATGACCTATTCCTGCAAATGGTTTGTTTTTGGCTTTTGTCTTATAAAAAAGAATTATAGCAAGGTTCACTTCCCATTTCGAACTCAAGCTTGCCTCCGTTTATTATAGCAGAGAAAGGAATGAACGGCTTTTTCAGACGTTTTCCATTCAGAGTTACCTTTTGTATGTAAATATTCTTTTCTGAGTTATTGTGAGCTTCTATTACAAACGTTTTTCCTTTGTAATAAACCGGGTCCAATTGAATGGTTATTTTGTTAAACAACGGGCTGCTTAAATCGATTTGCGGATTTACGGAAGCTCCGCCGGTCATTTCAAATAGTCCTAAAGCAGCCATTACATACCAACCGCTCATTTGTCCCTCATCTTCATCCCCTTCCCAACCGTGATAAGGAGAATCACCGTAAAATTTATTAAGGATTGCACGTGACCATTTCTGCGTTAACCAAGGCTTTCCGGAATAATTAAAAAGGAAAGGAGTACACATATTTACTTCGTTCCCGTGATTGATATAAAATTCGGCAGATTGTCCTTGTGTGCGGTCAAACACGTGGGCTGCGAAGTTATATTTTTCCGATTTAATAAAGCCTTCTTCCAACCGATTATTAAATAATTCCTTTCCGATAAACTCTACCAATCCGGGAATGTCATGAGGCACATACCAGGAATATTGCCAGCTATTCCCTTCAATAAACCCCTGATTTGAAAATACATCGAATCGCGGGTCCCATTTTCCTGTCGAATCTTTACATACCACGAATTTATAGTCAGGATGAAATACGTTTTTATAATTCATGGAGCGTCCGGTAAAGTATTTTGCTTCTTTCTTTTTATCTAATGCTAAAGCTAATTGCCCTACACACCAGTCGTCGTATGCATAATCCAACGTTTTAGAAACCACTCCTTTTTCCGTAGGCATGTAACCATAACGAATATATACATCTAACAAAGGGTTTCCACAACTCCCTTTACAGGGATGTTCCATGCCGGGTTCCGTTACATTCTTCAAAACGGCACGGTAGATTTCTTCTCCGTCTTTACGAATACCTTTCTGGTAAGCAGCTACCAATAGGGCCGTTTCGTGCGATCCTTCCATGATTCCGGAATATTCGATTCCTGCAGGTCCTTTGCTGGTCCACCCCGTATGTTTAAACATCTCCAATTGAGTTGTTACCCAATCGTCTACAATATGAGGAGTGATAATAGACCATAAACCATTCAAATTCCAAAAACTGTTCCAAAAGGCATCTCCTCCATACATATTTCCGGATTCGAGTTGGCGGATATTTTCACAAGCATCTACGTATTTACCGTTTACATCATTCCAGGTTTGTTTCCCTGCGTAAGCTCTGTAAAGATTGGTATAGAATTTTACTTTATCCCGTTCGTTATCGCCTTCTACTTGGATTTTACTTAATAGTTGATTCCATTCATTCCGGGCGTTTGCAGCTACTTCGTCCAAGTCATAATGTAAAGGGCCTAGTTCGGTTTCCATATTTAACCGGGCTTGTTCTATACTCACTAAAGAAAGTGCAGTGGAAACAGTAATAATTTCGTCTTTTTCGGTAGTATATAGGGCATATACTCCTATATCGTTTTTACCGGAGATTTCTTCGATCGACGAATATTCTTTGCCTTCGTTCCAACCATTCAGACTTTGAAACGGTTTACTGAACCGTATCACAAAATGCAATTTGTAATTATTCCAACTGCTCCAATTCCCTGACTGGCAATCGGCATAACCCTCTAGTTCGGTCGAGCTTACCTTTGTTATCTTCGCGTCTTTTACTGAAAAGCCATAATCCCATTCGGTAGGAAATAGCAAATCTACCAATATTCTCGATTCTTTTTTTTCAGGGAAAGTATAGCGGTGGATCCCGCACCGGGTAGTGGCGGATAATTCTGCTTTTACCTGATGATCGTACAAGTAAACAGAATAATAACCTGGGGAAGCTTTTTCTGTTTCTTTTAATATGCGGGAGTGGTAACCGGCATTGGCTCCTTGGTAAGGAGCATCTACAGAGGGGTTGGATAAAGCCAGATCTGCAGTAGTAGGCATAATCATCAGTCCTCCCATAGTCCACGCATGTAAATGACTGAATCCGGAGACATTATTAATAGAATATTCATATCCACCCATCCATACATTGCCTTGATTATCAGGGCCTAATTGTACCATACCGAAAGGCATTTGGGCATATGGTCCCAGCATCCAACGGGAATTGGACGTGCCAATAAACATATCTACATAATCTACCGGTTCTTTGGAACTGATTTTTGCTACATACAGAAGGATCATCAGAAAAATGAGTATCTTCTTTCTTTTTAATTTATACATAGGAAGTTATGGATTAATATTAAATGCAAATATAAACTGCTATTTTGGATGATTACATGGCTTTTCTTTTTAATTTCTTATATTATATTCCGATAAGATTTCAATTTCGATGAGAGAATATTGTCGAACATGCATAAATTATCTTTACACATTGATTTAATTAGGAACCAGATTCATACAGGAAATACCGGCATATCGTTACCGATATTGTAGGTTAGTTTATTAAAAGAATTACATTAAGATGGAACAAATAGTCATATAAATTACCATGCCTATAATATCGTTAGTGATTGTAATAAAAGGGCCGGTTGCTAAAGCGGGATCTACTTTCAATTTATCGAGAAGCATAGGAACTACTGTGCCAAAAATGGAGGCAAACATAACCACTGCAAATAAGGAAAGGGATACGGCTGCCGTAATCCGTTTGTCACCCAGTAAGAAGAAATTGAATAAAAATACGATGAGGGAGATGATACTGGCATTAATTAATGCTACGACAATTTCCTTTAGCATCTGTTGGACTATTTTATCGGAGCGAAGAGAGTTGTTTGCCAAACTTTGAACAATGATAGCGGAAGATTGAATACCTACATTGCCTCCGGTACCTCCGATCAAAGGAATGAAAAGAGCCATTTTAGGATTCGAAGTCAGAGTGCCCTCAAAACCGCCTAAAATGAAAGAGTTACTTAATCCTCCTAACATGCCGATCAATAGCCAGGGAAGACGGGCTGCCGTTTGTAACCAAACTTTGTCCGAACTTTCTACGTCTTGGGAAATACCGGAAGCTAACTGATATTCACGTTCATGTTGTTCGCGGATTTCATCCATTACGTCGTCGATGGTAATACGTCCTACCAGCCGTCCTATGCTATCTACTACCGGCAGTGCTACCAAGTCATACTTTTCTATGGTTTGAGCCACATCTTCGATACTATCGCTCTCGTGTACTGAGATAGGCTCTTTTTTCATTACATGCTTAATTTTGGAAACTGACGGATTAGTAATCATTTTCTTTAGGGGAAGTACTCCCCGTAAACGTTCATCATCGTCCACCACATACACATAATAAATTTCATCCATGTCTTCTGCCTGTTTACGCATTTCCTCCATACATTTCGGCATGCTCCAGTTTTCGTTTACGACAATCATTTCGGTTCCCATCAAACCGCCGGCAGTGTCTTCGTCGTATTTCAACAGGTCGACAATATCTCCAGCCTGTTCGACATCCTTTATATGAGAAAGAATTTCTTCTTGGGTATCCTCGTCTAATTCCCGCATGAGATCTACTGCATCATCCGTTTCCATATTATCTACGAAACGTTGGGCAATCACTTCATTGGGCAGGTGTTTTAATAACTTATGACGATCCTCTTCGTCTAACTCCATCAGAACGTCGGCTCCTTTATCTCCATCTAATAAAAGATACAGGTAAGTAGCTTCTTCTAAGGTAAGATCTTTGTATAATTCCGCAATGTCGGCGGGATAAAGTTCTTTTAATGCATTACGAGCGGCGGCATCGTCTTTTTGGGAGATAATATTTTTAAGGTGATCGATATATTCTTTTGTAAATTCAATCATGACATTCTTTATTTACGGATTTATTATTTTCCTCTATCCTTTTCAAATATTTGCCGGTAAGTAGAGTAAGTTCTATAAACTGTTCTACTGAAAGCTGTTCCGGACGTTTGTCAAAAATGGGTAGATAGTAGTCGGGATACTCTTTTCCCAGCAAAGGCTTCATGGAATTACGAAGAGTTTTACGACGTTGATTAAACGAAGTTTTAATAACCGTTTTAAATAATGCTTCGTTACATCCTAGCTCCGTACGTTGGTTTCTAGTTATTCGGATCACTCCGCTTTTTACTTTGGGAGGCGGATTGAATACGGTTTCATTTACTGTAAATAAATATTCTACATTATACCAAGCTTGTAACAAGACACTTAAAATGCCATACGTTTTGCTTCCCGGACCTGCGGCCAGACGTTCTGCTACTTCCTTTTGTAACATGCCCGAACAACAGGGAATGTGGTCTTTATACTCTAACACCTTGAAAAATATCTGGCTGGAAATATTATAAGGGTAATTGCCTATTATACAGAATTGATCGGGAAATAGATTAGCAAGATTCATCCGGAGGAAGTCTTCAGCCAAGATACGTCCTTCCAGTTGAGGGAAATTTTGTTCTAAATAGTCTACAGATTCCATATCTAGTTCTACTACATATAGATCATGACCAGCCTCCAATAAAAATTGGGTAAGCACTCCCATACCGGGACCGATTTCTAAAACCGGCAAATGTTTATAATCGGATAATGTATCGGCAATGCGTTTAGCAATGCTTAAATCTTTTAGAAAATGCTGTCCTAATGCTTTTTTGGGCTTTACTAATCTCATTTGCTTCTGCGTAAATGTGCGTAAATTAACATTGTGTCTCTTTCCTAATATAAGGAATCCGCCCTTAAACTCCGTAGCTAAAGATACAGGAAAAAGTATCTTCCTAACATTGAAATCTTGCGTTTAATTTCTCTTTAGCTTGCATATAATAATTATTATATTTATGTTTGCAGACGTACAAAAGTACAATAAATAAATTAAACAAGCCGTATTGGTAATGGATTTAAAAAGCATTCTGCGCACGATTCTTAAAGTATTCATTCCACTGGCATTCGGAGGATTGTTGTTGTGGATACTCTACCGAAAAGTAGATATCCGGGAAATTATACAGATAATAAAAAATGGAGTCCGCTACGATGTTCTTCTATTTTCTTTGATTTTTGGATTGTTAGCTAATATCATACGTGCTTTCCGGTGGAAGTTGCTTATAAATTCTTTAGGAGATCAACCTCGTACAATGAATGTTGTGTGGGCTGTATTAGGAAATTATGCTGTTAACCTCATACTTCCGCGAGTAGGGGAAATTTGGCGATGCGGAGTGATAAGAAAGTATGATAAGATTTCTTTTACTCAATTGTTAGGTACGTTAGTAGTAGATAGAACAGCCGATACGCTTATGGTGGCTCTTATTACTTTGGGAATTTTTGTTTTCAATATAGGTTTTTTTATTAGTTTCTTTGCGAAAAATCCGATGATACTGGATGGTTTTTATTCGATGTTCACTTCCATTTGGATTTATGTAGTTATTATAATAATGGCATTATTCATTTGGGTGATATTCACTTATATGAGAAATTTTACTTTAGTAGTGAAAGCTAAAAATATTCTTAAGAATGTATGGGTGGGGATTAAATCTATTTGGTATCTGAAACAAAAAGGATTGTTCTTGGTTTATACTATAGGGATTTGGAGCGGATATTTTTTGTTTTTTTATACTACGTTCTATGCCTTTGGATTTACCGAACATTTGGGATTAGTTGTTGGCTTGATTGCTTTTGCCATGAGTAGCATCGGGGTAGCTGTACCGGTACAAGGTGGAATAGGTACCTGGCATTTTATGGTAATTTCCACACTTGTTTGTTTTGGTGTAACAGACAATGATGCTGCAGCTTTTGCTTTTATTGTTTATAGTGTTCAGACTGTTTGGACGGCACTAATAGGATTGGTGGGAGTAATAGCTTTACCTATCAGTAACCGGCAAAGAATCGTATTAACGAATAATTGAGTGTAATTCTTTTAAACATATACAATTTCAATTTAAACTATTAACTCTTATGGCAGCAGAAATCAAAGATCTTTATCCGCAGCAGCTATGGGGATATTTTTATGACTTTACCCAGATTCCCCGTCCTACCGGACACATGGAAGCTGTAACACGTTTTGTAATGGAAGTAGGGAAAAAATTAGGACTGGAAACTGTGCAGGATGAGATCGGTAACGTACTGATTCGTAAACCGGCAACTCCAGGTATGGAACACCTTAAAACTGTTACATTACAGGCGCATTTAGATATGGTTCCACAAAAGAATTCCACTACCAAGCACGATTTTCTCACAGATCCTATTTCTACTTATATCGATGGGGAGTGGGTAAAGGCGCAAGGTACTACTTTAGGAGCGGATAATGGAATCGGAGCTGCTGCTATTCTTGCTGTGTTAAGTGATGAAACACTTAAGCATGGTCCGCTTGAAGCTCTTTTTACGATAGACGAAGAAGTTGGTATGGATGGAGCGGTGGGTTTAAAACCGGATTTTCTGAAAGGAGAAATGATGTTGAACTTCGATTCCGAGAGGGAAGGAGAACTTTTTGTCGGCTGCGCAGGAGGTGCAGATTTAAATATTTCATTTCAATTTAAAGAAGATAAAGGAGTTCCTGAAGGAGATGTGGCGGTTAAACTCAGCTTGACAGGATTAAAAGGCGGTCATTCCGGAGTGGATATTCATTTAGGACGAGGGAATGCCAATAAACTGATGTTTCGTTTCTTAAAAGAAGCCGTTTGTGATTACGGGGCAC encodes:
- a CDS encoding glycosyltransferase family protein; protein product: MYKKIGQQALVIVFFVVLVLLYFAPGFLDGKVLMQGDTTRFTGMSHELLEHYQKEGKGAAWTGSMFSGMPAYHIAMYGAPANYLDYVEKGIKMIDYQTAGMVLTGLICFYILMCVMGVSRWLAIAGAVAFAFTSYNIIIIIAGHVTKAYVIAYMPLTLAGMCLLFKQKWLWGAILFTLGVALSVMNNHLQITYYLFLFCILFYLGYAFRMIREKAYSNLLKASGIMAACAILAVLPNISNLYFNYEQAQESMRGPSELTIATTGDTSKPSNGLEQDYAFEWSYGKGELLTLLIPNVYGGESGGTVDSSSELYKALRAKGAQVGDEIQTYTYWGDQMFTSGPVYFGAVVCFLFVLGMFVIRNPIKWWIFGASIFFIFLALGRNLMWFNDFMFHYLPMYNKFRTPSMALVIPEMTFPLIGIWGVSLVLKQKVDEKLLKKGLFWALGITGGISLILWLMPTAFLNFHSALDAHYQLPDWYYNALLQDRRSLASADALRSLIFILLGAALLFWFYTSSNKQKTATFVGIGMLVLILADLWTVDRRYLSEKNYVQPRTVEPYKATPADVEILKDKDPSYRVLNLNNPFQDSNTPYYHKSIGGYHPAKLRRYQELIDYRLMPELRLISQAKTIEGLVDTLQYCPSLNMLNTRYIIYNPTQAPIRNPYAFGNAWFVDEYELAENADAEIAALNSLNPLRKAVVDKRFASDLTGFTIQPDSAAQISLESYKPDHLVYKSKAATEQLAVFSEIYYPYGWKAYVDGELLPHFRVDWTLRGMRLPAGEHTIEFKFEPDTYNTIASVASISSAIILLLLIAAMGYSLWAMIKKRNGDILI
- a CDS encoding GH92 family glycosyl hydrolase encodes the protein MYKLKRKKILIFLMILLYVAKISSKEPVDYVDMFIGTSNSRWMLGPYAQMPFGMVQLGPDNQGNVWMGGYEYSINNVSGFSHLHAWTMGGLMIMPTTADLALSNPSVDAPYQGANAGYHSRILKETEKASPGYYSVYLYDHQVKAELSATTRCGIHRYTFPEKKESRILVDLLFPTEWDYGFSVKDAKITKVSSTELEGYADCQSGNWSSWNNYKLHFVIRFSKPFQSLNGWNEGKEYSSIEEISGKNDIGVYALYTTEKDEIITVSTALSLVSIEQARLNMETELGPLHYDLDEVAANARNEWNQLLSKIQVEGDNERDKVKFYTNLYRAYAGKQTWNDVNGKYVDACENIRQLESGNMYGGDAFWNSFWNLNGLWSIITPHIVDDWVTTQLEMFKHTGWTSKGPAGIEYSGIMEGSHETALLVAAYQKGIRKDGEEIYRAVLKNVTEPGMEHPCKGSCGNPLLDVYIRYGYMPTEKGVVSKTLDYAYDDWCVGQLALALDKKKEAKYFTGRSMNYKNVFHPDYKFVVCKDSTGKWDPRFDVFSNQGFIEGNSWQYSWYVPHDIPGLVEFIGKELFNNRLEEGFIKSEKYNFAAHVFDRTQGQSAEFYINHGNEVNMCTPFLFNYSGKPWLTQKWSRAILNKFYGDSPYHGWEGDEDEGQMSGWYVMAALGLFEMTGGASVNPQIDLSSPLFNKITIQLDPVYYKGKTFVIEAHNNSEKNIYIQKVTLNGKRLKKPFIPFSAIINGGKLEFEMGSEPCYNSFL
- the mgtE gene encoding magnesium transporter; this translates as MIEFTKEYIDHLKNIISQKDDAAARNALKELYPADIAELYKDLTLEEATYLYLLLDGDKGADVLMELDEEDRHKLLKHLPNEVIAQRFVDNMETDDAVDLMRELDEDTQEEILSHIKDVEQAGDIVDLLKYDEDTAGGLMGTEMIVVNENWSMPKCMEEMRKQAEDMDEIYYVYVVDDDERLRGVLPLKKMITNPSVSKIKHVMKKEPISVHESDSIEDVAQTIEKYDLVALPVVDSIGRLVGRITIDDVMDEIREQHEREYQLASGISQDVESSDKVWLQTAARLPWLLIGMLGGLSNSFILGGFEGTLTSNPKMALFIPLIGGTGGNVGIQSSAIIVQSLANNSLRSDKIVQQMLKEIVVALINASIISLIVFLFNFFLLGDKRITAAVSLSLFAVVMFASIFGTVVPMLLDKLKVDPALATGPFITITNDIIGMVIYMTICSILM
- the rsmA gene encoding 16S rRNA (adenine(1518)-N(6)/adenine(1519)-N(6))-dimethyltransferase RsmA, which codes for MRLVKPKKALGQHFLKDLSIAKRIADTLSDYKHLPVLEIGPGMGVLTQFLLEAGHDLYVVELDMESVDYLEQNFPQLEGRILAEDFLRMNLANLFPDQFCIIGNYPYNISSQIFFKVLEYKDHIPCCSGMLQKEVAERLAAGPGSKTYGILSVLLQAWYNVEYLFTVNETVFNPPPKVKSGVIRITRNQRTELGCNEALFKTVIKTSFNQRRKTLRNSMKPLLGKEYPDYYLPIFDKRPEQLSVEQFIELTLLTGKYLKRIEENNKSVNKECHD
- a CDS encoding lysylphosphatidylglycerol synthase transmembrane domain-containing protein; amino-acid sequence: MDLKSILRTILKVFIPLAFGGLLLWILYRKVDIREIIQIIKNGVRYDVLLFSLIFGLLANIIRAFRWKLLINSLGDQPRTMNVVWAVLGNYAVNLILPRVGEIWRCGVIRKYDKISFTQLLGTLVVDRTADTLMVALITLGIFVFNIGFFISFFAKNPMILDGFYSMFTSIWIYVVIIIMALFIWVIFTYMRNFTLVVKAKNILKNVWVGIKSIWYLKQKGLFLVYTIGIWSGYFLFFYTTFYAFGFTEHLGLVVGLIAFAMSSIGVAVPVQGGIGTWHFMVISTLVCFGVTDNDAAAFAFIVYSVQTVWTALIGLVGVIALPISNRQRIVLTNN
- a CDS encoding aminoacyl-histidine dipeptidase, which translates into the protein MAAEIKDLYPQQLWGYFYDFTQIPRPTGHMEAVTRFVMEVGKKLGLETVQDEIGNVLIRKPATPGMEHLKTVTLQAHLDMVPQKNSTTKHDFLTDPISTYIDGEWVKAQGTTLGADNGIGAAAILAVLSDETLKHGPLEALFTIDEEVGMDGAVGLKPDFLKGEMMLNFDSEREGELFVGCAGGADLNISFQFKEDKGVPEGDVAVKLSLTGLKGGHSGVDIHLGRGNANKLMFRFLKEAVCDYGARLSFIEGGSLRNAIPREAFAIFTIPGDNVEALWELVADYQDLYNEEFKGIENNISFTAEIVDLPEILIPEEIQDDLINAIEGCQNGVITMLAEFPDTVESSSNLAVVKSSEELIEIKILVRSSSESRKAALCSSLESVFALAGAKVEYGSSYPGWQPNAESPLLKIMEKTYLSKWGIAPKVKVMHAGLECGIILAQYPYLDIVSLGPTIEHPHSPDERVNIPSVQKFWEFILSALEKIPKK